A segment of the Helicobacter sp. 'house sparrow 1' genome:
CATTGAGCTCTAAAATAGCTCCATTTCTTCCAAAATAGATTCTATCTGGATTGATTTGACCTGTATGATGAATGCTGATTTTAGCTCCATTGATTGCATATATAGAGCCAAATGCTAAACCCTCATTTAAAAACTCTACCTCTCCTTCTCCAATCCTAAATCTAGCATCCGCACTACTTTGTAAAATCTTTAATCTACCTTCACCCATCTTTACAAGGACATCGCCACTTGCTGTTCTTGCATCCATCTCTAAGATAGCATTAGAATTTACTACCACGCCTGCACTCAAAAGGCTATAGGGTTGTTGTGTTTTAGAATCTATATCTGCTTTAATGCTAAAGGTGCTATTTTCCGCAAAATAAAGCGCGCTTGTGTTTAGATTGGTTTCTTGTTTTAAAATTAGAGTTCCATTCCCACCAAAGACAAAATCTTTATCTTTCTTAGCATCTTGTGTGAGTGTATAAACCTCTAAATCAGCACTATAAAGTTTATTGTCTCTAATTTCATAAGTAGAATCTGATAGTCTTAAAGTATGAGATTCTTGATAATCCTGAAGATATAAGTTATTGATTGGTGCATAAACTGTAGTCCAGCATTTATAGGTGGAATATCCTCCACCACAAGCATGCTGACCCACATCTCCTACACTAGAAGCCACACCTAAAACATAATAGGTTTTATCGATATTGTCATATACTAGGAGTGCGCTACCGCTATCTCCAGCCCCACCTGAAATGGCAAATTCCTTATAATTTGTGCTATTTTCCTCTGTAGCAAAAAACTTGATTTCTCCTGTTATGGTTCCTTTTGTGTTTTTTCTTTTAAGTTCTGTAGCATTATAGAGAATGCCTCCTGTGCGATATTGATTTGCATCTGCAATTGGATCATTAGCACTATCATATGGTCCCACACTTTTGTCATAAATATTAATCCCTTGAACCCCACTGCCTGAGCGTACAAAAAGACTATATCTAGGGTTGTCTAAAATTTCTTTTAAATTTTCTTTGTATGCATAGCCCTGCACATCAGAATCTACTTTCTCAAAAAAGTGGTTATTTATGAGTTTGGCAGAAGCATTGAGATTGATCTTATCCATCCTTAATACTTCAAAATCTCTAATAGGATTATCACCATCAAAATAAGAGGCAAAATTATTTGCACTATCTGCTACAGAAGTTTTTACACCACCAAATTCAAGAATACTGCCTTTGCTGACACCATTTTTTGGATCTAGCATGTGTGAGGCTGTGATGATATAGTTTCCACCAATATTACTAAATTCTCCCAAAAGTTTCCCGCTGGTATTTGCAAAACTAAAATCAGGCATAACTTCAAGGGTTATTGATTTGTTACCATCTATTGAAGTAATAGTCACATTTTGACTGCCAGCACTAAATCGCCCTAAATTTGCACCAAAATCAAGATAATCTTGATAAAAAAAGCGAGAATCCACAGTCCCTGCATAAATTTTAGCCATAAGCAATATACAAATATTAAGTTTTTTTAGCATGTTATTCCTTAATCTTATATAATAGGTTTATCAAGCTCAATAAAACTTTCTAACCACTTGCTTCAATTAGGAGATGCTAAAACCTGGTAGTCACCTTTTTAGGGTTAAAAAAGATAGATGCTTTGTTTGTTATAGTTTAAAAGTATGTCTCTTTTTATAACAAATTTCTATCAAATAGATTGTATGTTCTTTATAGGCTTAATACATCTTATTTTCTTGGTACTTGGAAAAACTAAAATAGTGGATTGAAAATTTTACAAACTATATTAGCGTAATTATAGCATTTAGAGGAAGAAACTTATACATTCTTTAGCGGGCTATAAAGGTTTAAAAGAGAGATTTTTAAGATTATGAAAACTTTAATAAGATAAGGGTTTAGAAATTTGCTACAATTTTCTTGCTAAGTGACGGGAGCCTATAGAAATAGGCTGAGAGTAAGCTTATAGCTTAGACCGAACCGGATCTGGATAATGCCAGCGTCGGGAACACTGGAATCTACTATAACATACCCCCCCCCATCATTTGCAATCATTATGTTTTTATAAGAGGTAAAATATGAAGAAATATGTCTTATTTTTTATATTAAATATTTTGAGTGCACAAATTCTTGAGCTTGATACTATTGAGAGACAAGATAGTTTTGAACCTAGGGTTCAATTGCAAAAAGAAAAAAATACTATTACCCAAGATCAGCTAAATAAGTATAGTGTGACTTCAACCACACAACTTAGCAAGTATTTCTCAAACCTTAGAATTTATGCACAGGGTTCTGATACTTTCCCAATGGTTTCTTTTAGAGGAGTTTCTAGTCCTGATTATTATTCCTCTGTTCTTGGTGTATATGTGGATGGAATTCCCCAAAGCCCAAACTTTTTGATTCAAAATTTATCTGATGTGGAAAATATTGTGTTAGTCAGTGGAGCAGAGGGATTATTTTATGGTGAAAATGCACCTTTAGGATTAATTGATATTCAAACTAGAAGTCCTCTTGGTAAAAATTATGCAGATGCTCATACAACTTTTTCTTTGTTAAGAGAGGATATTAATTTGCAAGTTGGTTGGCAATTGCTTCAAGATAGGCTTTGGGGAAAAGCAAACTTTAGATTTATTAGGGATAATGGTTTTATCAAAGACCCTAAAACTAACAAAATGCTTAATTATGCCAATTCTTGGAATGTGGGAGCAAGCTTGTATTATCAAATACTTGATAATTTATTTTTAAGTTCGCACTACAGCTTTTACCATACTTTTAGCAGAAAGGATTTTTTTCTTACGCAAAAGCAAATACAAAAACTTTCTTTAGAAAATGATGACAAAATCACTTGGGAAGAGTTTGTTTTGGGAGAACAAAATAAAATACTCAACAAAACACCATATCTAAATCTTTTTGCACATAATGCAAGTGTAAAGTTAGAATATCTTTTTTCAAATTCAACCCTTAATATCATAAGTGCGTTTTCAAAAAATAATACATTGGCAAATAGTTATCCAGGAATCTATGTGCAGAGTGAAAAAAATGATGGGTATTATTATGATACTGCCCAGTTTATTCAAGAACTCAGATTGCACACCAGCCATAAAAATAATTTAGAAAGTTTATTTGGTGCTTATTATAAATTTTTTATACTTGATAATGGTATGGTTCGCGTACCTACTGAAATACCACTTGGATATAGTGGTAATTGGGATGCAAAAGAGAAAGTCAATACTTTTGCACTTTATGGCAATACCTCATTTCATTGGGGTAATTTTACATTGCACACAGGATTAAGATACCAATTTTTTCATACATTCATAACATCTTTAAATCCACCTGTTATGGATATCAGTCCATATAGCAATAGTGCAGTTTTTCATGCAATAAATCCAAGAGTTGCCCTTTATTACCAGCCTTCAAAAAATTCAAAGATATTTATAGAGCTTTCAAACTCTACAAAACCAGGAGGATTTGCAAAATTTCCTTTCGCAGATACAGATACAATCCCTTATGGAAGTGAGCAGATCTATAATATGGATTTAGGTGGCACGATTTTTTTATTTGATTCAAAATTGCAGTTAAAATCCTCATTGTATGCAAATTTGCGGACAAATACACAAAGCTATGTTGGAGTAGGATATTATAAAAGCATTAAGAATATTGGTAATGCCTATGCAATGGGGCTTGACTTGCAGATTGATTATCATCATGGTTTTTTTATGGGGTTTGCCAATATAAATTTTGGAGTTTCAAAGTTTATGAGAGGTGGTAAAAATCAAGGAGAGATTACAATATTGGGTAATAAAGGATTTTATGATCTCTCAGGACTGGTGCCAAAATTTTCTCCACTATTTAGTTTAAATATTG
Coding sequences within it:
- a CDS encoding TonB-dependent receptor, with protein sequence MKKYVLFFILNILSAQILELDTIERQDSFEPRVQLQKEKNTITQDQLNKYSVTSTTQLSKYFSNLRIYAQGSDTFPMVSFRGVSSPDYYSSVLGVYVDGIPQSPNFLIQNLSDVENIVLVSGAEGLFYGENAPLGLIDIQTRSPLGKNYADAHTTFSLLREDINLQVGWQLLQDRLWGKANFRFIRDNGFIKDPKTNKMLNYANSWNVGASLYYQILDNLFLSSHYSFYHTFSRKDFFLTQKQIQKLSLENDDKITWEEFVLGEQNKILNKTPYLNLFAHNASVKLEYLFSNSTLNIISAFSKNNTLANSYPGIYVQSEKNDGYYYDTAQFIQELRLHTSHKNNLESLFGAYYKFFILDNGMVRVPTEIPLGYSGNWDAKEKVNTFALYGNTSFHWGNFTLHTGLRYQFFHTFITSLNPPVMDISPYSNSAVFHAINPRVALYYQPSKNSKIFIELSNSTKPGGFAKFPFADTDTIPYGSEQIYNMDLGGTIFLFDSKLQLKSSLYANLRTNTQSYVGVGYYKSIKNIGNAYAMGLDLQIDYHHGFFMGFANINFGVSKFMRGGKNQGEITILGNKGFYDLSGLVPKFSPLFSLNIGSDFDLLDKKIHKLTLSTLLNYSSSYYIDDFNRDEDMKQKGYFLLDCSLNYSFAKYYSLSIFAQNIFNTRYITSVIWDSKGKAFTIGDPLNIGIRLGFSF